In one window of Hyla sarda isolate aHylSar1 chromosome 1, aHylSar1.hap1, whole genome shotgun sequence DNA:
- the LOC130298414 gene encoding protein kinase C delta type-like — MSFFAIKALKKRRVKKKEAPMMEKRILALAWDHPFLTRLYCSFQTNSHLFFVMELLNGGVLLGHLNDQRRFYLHRATFYGAEISTGLQFLHSKNIIHRDLKLENVMLDKDGHIKLTDFGLSKENISNDRKANSFCGTPEFMAPEILLRQSYAFSVDWWAFGVLLYSILIGKLPFHGRNIHETFDLIKEDTPDYPSWITEESRDVLRQLLEKDPTKRLGVTEDIRLHPYFTAINWTALERREVEPPFKPKVESTSDISNFDPKVLNKNDPISFSEDQKDSKDKTEFCGFSFIHPRMQEIIDTDGENH, encoded by the coding sequence ATGAGTTTTTTTGCTATAAAGGCTCTGAAGAAGAGAAGGGTTAAAAAGAAGGAGGCGCCAATGATGGAGAAACGTATTCTTGCATTGGCCTGGGATCACCCATTTCTCACTCGCCTTTATTGCAGCTTTCAGACCAATTCACACCTGTTCTTTGTGATGGAACTGCTGAATGGAGGAGTCCTGCTCGGTCACCTGAATGACCAGAGAAGATTTTATCTGCACAGGGCTACTTTCTATGGAGCGGAAATATCAACCGGCTTACAGTTTTTGCACTCCAAGAACATTATTCATAGGGATCTGAAATTGGAGAACGTAATGTTGGATAAGGACGGCCACATCAAACTCACAGATTTTGGACTGAGCAAAGAGAACATTTCCAACGATAGAAAAGCTAACTCATTCTGTGGGACTCCAGAGTTCATGGCTCCAGAGATATTGCTTAGGCAAAGCTACGCTTTCTCTGTGGACTGGTGGGCCTTCGGCGTTCTTCTCTACAGTATTCTGATAGGAAAGCTGCCATTCCATGGGCGGAACATACATGAGACCTTTGATTTGATCAAAGAAGATACGCCCGACTATCCAAGCTGGATAACTGAGGAATCAAGGGACGTCCTACGACAGCTGCTGGAGAAAGATCCAACCAAAAGATTAGGTGTGACCGAGGATATAAGGCTTCATCCCTATTTTACTGCTATAAACTGGACGGCACTAGAGAGGAGAGAAGTCGAGCCTCCTTTTAAGCCAAAAGTGGAATCTACTAGTGACATCAGCAACTTTGATCCGAAGGTTCTCAACAAGAATGATCCCATCTCCTTCAGTGAGGACCAGAAGGATTCAAAGGACAAAACCGAATTCTGTGGGTTTTCTTTCATTCACCCAAGAATGCAGGAAATAATTGACACAGACGGGGAGAACCACTGA